The following proteins are encoded in a genomic region of Pirellulales bacterium:
- a CDS encoding sugar phosphate isomerase/epimerase, protein MFVAASTDCFPGVPLDEALSRLVDLEFNRVEIGIHAEGPGLRPADVLADLDRAIAQCRNTQRLTPVAFAVDPDPGENYYRQFAACCKLAKATKVVTITVRSGELGTPFNAEIERLRELAAIAIQDGVVLGVLTQEGRISQDPNTAVVLCQQVKGLGITLDPSPFICGPHKGDQYNNVFKHVVHTHLRDTTKDKMQVRIGQGEIEYSRLITQLSLAHYNRALCVHITPMDDVDHVGEMRKMRLLLESHL, encoded by the coding sequence GTGTTTGTAGCCGCCTCGACAGATTGCTTCCCCGGCGTGCCGCTCGATGAGGCACTGAGCCGGTTAGTCGATTTAGAATTCAACCGTGTGGAAATTGGCATTCACGCCGAGGGCCCCGGCCTACGGCCGGCGGACGTCCTGGCCGATTTAGATCGGGCCATTGCCCAGTGCCGCAATACGCAGCGACTAACGCCGGTGGCATTTGCGGTCGATCCGGACCCGGGCGAAAATTACTATCGCCAGTTCGCAGCCTGTTGCAAGTTGGCGAAAGCGACCAAGGTGGTGACCATTACCGTTCGCAGCGGTGAATTGGGAACGCCGTTCAATGCGGAAATTGAACGGCTGCGCGAACTGGCCGCGATTGCCATTCAGGACGGCGTCGTGCTGGGCGTGCTGACGCAGGAAGGGCGTATTTCGCAGGACCCCAACACCGCGGTCGTGTTGTGCCAGCAAGTGAAAGGCCTGGGCATTACGCTCGACCCCAGCCCGTTTATTTGCGGACCGCACAAAGGCGATCAATATAACAACGTGTTCAAGCACGTAGTGCACACACATTTGCGGGACACGACGAAAGACAAGATGCAGGTCCGCATTGGGCAAGGGGAAATTGAATACAGCCGCCTGATTACACAACTGAGCTTGGCGCACTACAATCGGGCTTTGTGCGTCCACATTACTCCGATGGACGATGTCGACCATGTCGGCGAAATGCGCAAAATGCGGCTGCTGCTGGAAAGCCACTTGTAG
- the hemW gene encoding radical SAM family heme chaperone HemW: MGLKMSSQPSDFGELGRAAVSDPLAPGSAAERTQKQIDRKIQPPRSAYIHVPFCRHRCGYCNFTLLAGRGDLIEPFLAALEIELSWLGQPHEVDTLFLGGGTPTHLRGQPLRRLLEIVMRWHPLANRNRARNGGQNAEFSVEANPADLDAETIAMLADYGVTRISLGAQSFHSEKLRLLERDHQPGDIAKAVQLARNRGLDVSLDLMFGAPGETLAAWQSDLHAALQLAPDHISTYGLTFERGTAFWSRLQRGALAKVDEETERQMYADAIDRLTAAGFEHYEVSNFARPGKRCRHNEVYWTGGEYFAAGPGAARHVAGVRETNHKSVTKWLRCMETGQSPVAEREYLPPEDKARELLVFGLRRLEGVRRDWFFARTGHEIDALVGKPLGRFVAAGLLTDDGCRIQLTRAGLFVSDSLWPEFLQK, from the coding sequence ATGGGCTTAAAGATGAGTAGCCAGCCGTCAGACTTCGGCGAGCTCGGTCGAGCCGCGGTCAGTGATCCATTAGCCCCCGGCTCCGCCGCCGAGCGAACGCAAAAACAGATTGATCGAAAGATCCAACCGCCCCGTTCCGCTTACATTCACGTCCCCTTTTGCCGGCATCGGTGTGGATATTGTAATTTCACACTCCTGGCTGGCCGCGGCGATTTAATCGAACCGTTCCTTGCCGCCCTGGAAATAGAATTGAGTTGGTTGGGACAGCCGCACGAGGTCGACACTTTGTTTTTGGGCGGCGGCACACCCACGCATTTACGCGGCCAGCCATTGCGGCGGCTGTTGGAAATTGTGATGCGCTGGCATCCGCTGGCCAACCGCAACCGGGCCCGCAATGGCGGACAGAACGCGGAATTCAGCGTCGAAGCCAATCCGGCTGATCTGGATGCGGAAACAATCGCCATGCTCGCCGATTACGGCGTCACGCGGATCAGTCTCGGGGCCCAATCGTTTCATTCCGAAAAGCTGCGGCTGTTGGAGCGCGATCATCAACCCGGTGACATCGCAAAAGCAGTGCAACTCGCGCGAAACCGTGGCTTGGATGTATCGCTCGATCTCATGTTCGGCGCGCCCGGCGAAACGCTAGCAGCTTGGCAAAGCGATTTGCATGCGGCGCTGCAACTTGCGCCAGATCACATTTCCACCTACGGCTTAACTTTCGAGCGCGGCACAGCGTTCTGGAGCCGTTTGCAACGGGGCGCACTGGCGAAAGTCGACGAGGAAACCGAGCGGCAAATGTACGCCGACGCCATCGACCGCTTAACCGCCGCGGGCTTCGAGCATTACGAAGTTTCTAATTTCGCCCGGCCCGGCAAGCGCTGCCGCCACAACGAGGTGTACTGGACCGGCGGCGAGTATTTCGCCGCAGGGCCGGGTGCAGCCCGGCATGTGGCCGGCGTGCGGGAGACAAATCATAAAAGCGTTACGAAGTGGCTACGGTGCATGGAAACAGGCCAATCGCCCGTGGCGGAGCGCGAATACCTGCCGCCGGAAGACAAAGCGCGCGAGTTGCTGGTCTTCGGCCTGCGGCGCTTGGAAGGCGTCAGGCGCGATTGGTTCTTTGCTCGCACGGGCCACGAAATTGATGCGCTGGTCGGCAAACCGCTCGGCCGCTTCGTTGCCGCCGGCCTGCTAACCGACGACGGCTGTCGAATTCAACTCACCCGCGCAGGGCTGTTCGTCAGCGATTCGCTCTGGCCGGAATTCCTACAAAAATGA
- a CDS encoding metal-dependent hydrolase, which translates to MVVGQFEHSPTVSVGKSGCRNFKLTYHPDHSAWWEYFRNSNRADEIQTCFVYPDKFRILQGFFRLHHMVDNAPVKTLQFKGLTIEGYSRAAVQTYWRIPELKLGFDLGLQPWTFMGTDTWFVSHCHLDHVAALPVYVARRRLMKMSPPTIYLPEYAIEPVERILRSFTRLDGGRMPCQLVPTKPGDEIELSREHVVTVSATEHRVPSLGFVVWDRRRKLKPQYQQLSGEQIRDLRMSGADVTDEVRVPLLAYVGDSAPAGLDRCPAMYEARVLITELTFIAPSHRKEKIHKFGHIHLDDIIERREKFHNELIIASHFSARYTAERIRRMVQRKIPDMFQGRLYLWA; encoded by the coding sequence ATGGTAGTGGGCCAATTTGAACATAGCCCGACTGTGTCAGTCGGGAAAAGCGGCTGTCGGAATTTCAAACTGACCTACCACCCGGATCACAGTGCCTGGTGGGAATACTTTCGTAATTCAAATCGGGCCGATGAAATTCAGACCTGCTTTGTGTATCCTGATAAATTCCGCATTTTACAAGGTTTCTTCCGCCTGCATCACATGGTCGACAACGCGCCGGTTAAAACGCTGCAATTCAAAGGCCTCACGATCGAAGGCTATTCCCGCGCCGCCGTCCAAACCTATTGGCGAATTCCGGAATTGAAGCTCGGTTTCGATCTCGGCCTGCAACCCTGGACGTTCATGGGCACCGACACCTGGTTTGTATCGCATTGCCATCTCGATCACGTGGCCGCCCTGCCCGTTTACGTGGCCCGCCGCCGCCTGATGAAAATGTCGCCACCCACCATTTACTTGCCCGAATATGCCATTGAACCCGTCGAGCGCATTCTGAGGTCGTTCACCCGGCTCGATGGCGGCCGCATGCCTTGCCAATTGGTGCCCACCAAACCCGGCGACGAAATCGAGCTTTCGCGCGAACACGTTGTAACGGTGTCGGCCACCGAACATCGCGTGCCGTCGTTGGGTTTTGTGGTCTGGGATCGGCGGCGAAAGTTGAAGCCGCAATATCAGCAACTCAGCGGCGAACAAATTCGAGACCTGCGAATGAGCGGCGCCGACGTGACTGACGAAGTCCGCGTGCCCCTGCTGGCTTACGTGGGCGATAGCGCGCCTGCGGGCTTGGACCGCTGTCCGGCCATGTACGAAGCCCGCGTGTTGATTACCGAACTGACGTTTATCGCCCCGTCGCACCGCAAAGAAAAAATCCACAAATTTGGCCACATCCACCTGGACGACATCATCGAGCGTCGCGAAAAATTTCATAATGAGTTGATCATCGCGTCGCATTTCAGCGCCAGGTACACGGCCGAACGCATTCGCCGCATGGTCCAGCGCAAAATTCCCGACATGTTCCAGGGGCGACTTTATCTATGGGCTTAA
- the lpdA gene encoding dihydrolipoyl dehydrogenase, translating to MHSEVVVLGGGPGGYAAAFLAADLGMQVTLVEREPRLGGVCLLRGCIPSKALLHVSKVIDEAQEMAEWGVEFSRPKINIDALRARKDKVIQTLTGGLAQLAKRRKVQVIQARGWFENSTTLRLERTDQPGHTEELTYDHCILATGSRPIKIPIFDLPTPRVMDSTGALELADVPESLLVVGGGYIGLEMGTVYAELGSKVTVVELTDGLLPGADRDLVRPLHGHVEKLFKSILLSTKVVGLTDKKDAIEVKLQNADGSNERTETFSRVLVSVGRRPNSDGIGLENTKVKLDKRGFALTDLSQRTDDPQILAIGDVAGEPMLAHKAAHQGKVAVESLHGEPAVFEPRAIPAVVFTDPEIAWAGLTEEQAKREGRQIEVVRYPWAASGRAVSLGRAEGLTKFLIDPESERLLGVGIVGAGAGELVAEGVLAIEMGCSARDVAESIHPHPTLSETVAFASEAFLGVATEIYRPKAVEK from the coding sequence ATGCATTCTGAAGTTGTCGTTTTAGGGGGCGGACCGGGCGGTTATGCAGCGGCTTTTTTGGCGGCCGACCTGGGAATGCAGGTCACATTGGTGGAGCGCGAACCGCGGCTGGGCGGCGTGTGCCTGCTGCGCGGATGCATTCCATCGAAGGCCTTGCTGCACGTTTCGAAAGTGATTGATGAAGCCCAGGAAATGGCCGAGTGGGGCGTCGAATTTTCGCGGCCAAAAATCAACATTGACGCGCTCCGGGCCCGCAAGGACAAAGTGATCCAAACGCTGACGGGCGGCCTTGCGCAACTGGCGAAGCGCCGCAAGGTGCAAGTGATTCAAGCGCGCGGCTGGTTCGAAAACTCGACTACGTTGCGGTTGGAGCGCACCGATCAGCCGGGACATACCGAAGAGCTGACGTACGATCATTGCATTTTAGCGACCGGTTCGCGCCCTATTAAAATTCCGATTTTCGATTTGCCGACCCCGCGGGTGATGGATTCGACCGGAGCATTGGAATTGGCCGACGTGCCCGAGTCGCTATTGGTTGTAGGCGGCGGTTACATTGGACTGGAAATGGGGACGGTGTATGCCGAGTTGGGATCGAAAGTGACGGTGGTCGAGTTGACCGATGGCCTGCTGCCGGGGGCCGATCGGGATTTGGTTCGCCCATTGCACGGCCACGTGGAAAAGCTGTTTAAATCGATTTTGCTGAGCACAAAAGTGGTGGGGCTGACGGACAAAAAAGATGCGATTGAAGTCAAGCTGCAAAATGCCGACGGCAGCAACGAACGCACAGAGACTTTCAGCCGCGTGCTGGTTTCCGTGGGCCGGAGGCCGAATAGCGACGGCATCGGCTTGGAAAACACCAAGGTCAAACTCGATAAACGGGGCTTCGCCTTGACCGATTTGTCGCAGCGCACCGACGATCCGCAAATTCTGGCCATCGGCGATGTGGCGGGCGAACCCATGCTCGCGCACAAAGCGGCCCATCAGGGCAAAGTGGCGGTGGAAAGCCTCCACGGCGAGCCGGCGGTTTTCGAGCCGCGCGCCATACCGGCCGTCGTCTTTACCGATCCGGAAATTGCCTGGGCCGGCTTAACTGAGGAGCAAGCCAAGCGCGAGGGGCGGCAAATCGAAGTGGTGCGTTATCCGTGGGCTGCCAGCGGCCGGGCGGTATCGCTGGGTCGCGCCGAGGGGCTGACGAAATTTCTCATCGATCCGGAATCGGAGCGCCTGCTGGGCGTGGGAATTGTGGGCGCTGGGGCCGGCGAGTTGGTGGCCGAGGGTGTGCTGGCCATCGAAATGGGATGCTCCGCCCGCGATGTGGCCGAATCGATCCATCCGCATCCGACGCTTAGCGAGACCGTCGCGTTTGCCAGCGAAGCGTTTTTGGGCGTGGCCACGGAAATCTACCGCCCAAAAGCTGTGGAAAAGTAA